The following are encoded together in the Bradyrhizobium algeriense genome:
- a CDS encoding RDD family protein: MIDFERGRFWPRALALLIDFVVAAAILQLIAFVLFPLTGGRAQFVSGVAPSCSAVNAIPKGPSLPADYAVGWITDCRYGFFGMTSARILTVTRIPQNEATASARTNIVRLLDAEGKPFNAPTLDSLVLPFLFALRFWFDRGRGTLGRRICRVRLSGVIEAQSPLPIGAAARRYAAQALPLVPLVIWSLLQRVMTGEQAVASLSGSALLAMPGASLLMAVPIAVYAIVCRRDAWYDRWAMTRVLRLDKDRTLIPSPASALPAVRAEAALTHPPALPEPRTGNYFVRHWRGELSLPVSYWANGVVLSAVIGMASGALVVAFTIYGEEQPVPWLIALQTSCLVISLLAIWQVVGVWRAATRYKRSGRSFWGGAAKAAVALAALQLAYGWVFVVGPQIVDTYEMATGDVAFGPHEFNLLADGRMLEFYGGITFGLAKEFESLLDENKGVTTVRLASVGGRIREAQRMSDIVKRRGLATYVVEECLSACTVVFLGGKERFLLDGASLGFHQPSFRGMTASDRKIAIAEEEARLRTFGLSRSFVERVNSASPDDMWYPEQDELVREKVVTWIVPTQPSNSTASTSSVADTVPVAPRAPSVFPTPGAALSGSGAGPAVIPVELIKRLAPPMTAPKATPEPKAETATAGESK, encoded by the coding sequence ATGATCGACTTCGAGCGTGGCCGCTTCTGGCCTCGCGCGCTGGCTCTATTGATTGATTTCGTTGTTGCGGCAGCGATTCTGCAGCTTATCGCGTTTGTTCTGTTTCCGTTGACCGGCGGGCGGGCGCAGTTCGTCAGCGGCGTTGCACCCAGCTGTAGTGCGGTCAATGCGATACCTAAAGGTCCATCGCTGCCCGCGGATTATGCCGTCGGTTGGATCACCGATTGCCGGTATGGTTTCTTCGGCATGACTTCGGCGCGCATTCTCACGGTCACAAGAATTCCGCAGAACGAAGCAACCGCGAGTGCAAGGACGAACATTGTCCGTCTGCTCGACGCAGAGGGCAAGCCTTTCAATGCCCCGACGCTTGACAGCCTGGTGCTACCTTTCCTGTTCGCCTTGCGCTTCTGGTTCGACCGCGGCCGCGGCACGCTCGGCCGGAGGATTTGTCGCGTGCGCCTGTCGGGCGTTATCGAAGCGCAGTCTCCGCTGCCGATCGGTGCGGCTGCCCGGCGTTACGCCGCGCAGGCGCTGCCGCTGGTGCCTCTGGTCATCTGGTCGCTGCTCCAGCGCGTTATGACGGGCGAGCAAGCGGTCGCTTCCCTGTCGGGATCGGCCCTTCTGGCAATGCCGGGGGCCAGTCTGCTGATGGCCGTGCCGATAGCTGTGTATGCAATTGTCTGTCGACGGGACGCCTGGTACGACCGTTGGGCGATGACCCGCGTGCTGCGCCTCGACAAGGACCGAACGCTGATACCGAGTCCCGCCAGCGCGCTACCGGCTGTGCGTGCTGAAGCCGCCCTCACACATCCGCCCGCACTACCGGAACCAAGGACGGGCAATTACTTCGTACGGCACTGGCGCGGCGAGCTTTCGTTGCCCGTTTCATATTGGGCGAACGGCGTCGTCCTTAGCGCAGTCATCGGCATGGCGAGCGGCGCGCTCGTGGTGGCGTTCACCATCTATGGCGAAGAGCAACCGGTCCCGTGGCTGATAGCGTTGCAAACAAGCTGTCTTGTCATTTCGCTGCTTGCGATATGGCAGGTGGTAGGGGTGTGGCGCGCGGCAACACGCTACAAGCGGAGTGGCCGGTCATTCTGGGGCGGCGCGGCGAAAGCCGCGGTTGCGCTTGCCGCGCTCCAGCTGGCCTATGGTTGGGTGTTCGTGGTTGGACCACAGATCGTCGACACTTATGAAATGGCTACCGGAGACGTCGCCTTCGGTCCGCACGAATTCAACCTGCTGGCCGATGGCCGGATGCTGGAGTTTTACGGCGGCATCACGTTCGGCCTTGCCAAGGAGTTCGAAAGTCTCCTCGACGAGAATAAGGGCGTGACGACGGTGAGGCTCGCTTCGGTTGGCGGCCGTATCCGGGAGGCGCAGAGGATGTCGGACATCGTGAAGAGGCGCGGGCTGGCGACGTATGTCGTGGAAGAGTGCCTTTCCGCCTGCACCGTAGTGTTCCTTGGCGGCAAGGAGCGCTTCCTGCTCGATGGGGCAAGTCTCGGTTTTCATCAGCCGAGCTTTCGCGGCATGACGGCCAGCGATCGAAAAATCGCGATCGCGGAGGAGGAGGCGCGCTTGCGGACCTTCGGTCTGAGCAGGAGTTTTGTCGAGCGCGTCAACAGCGCAAGCCCGGACGACATGTGGTATCCGGAACAGGACGAATTGGTGCGCGAGAAAGTGGTTACATGGATCGTGCCTACGCAGCCGTCGAACTCGACGGCGTCGACCTCATCGGTAGCAGATACTGTGCCGGTGGCACCGCGGGCGCCTTCCGTGTTCCCGACGCCAGGCGCCGCGTTGAGTGGCTCCGGGGCCGGCCCGGCGGTGATTCCGGTGGAATTGATCAAGCGACTGGCACCGCCAATGACTGCGCCGAAGGCTACACCGGAGCCGAAGGCTGAAACTGCAACGGCCGGCGAATCGAAATAA
- a CDS encoding phenylacetate--CoA ligase family protein has product MTDHYDALETREPAKREAELFSRLPDILRKALAAPAYAGRLKGIDPAGVTSRAALAELPVLRKSELPALHKAAPPFGGFVAGPLGSFGRLFTSPGPIFEPEPVHADPWRGARALFAAGFRPGDVVLNTFSYHLTPGGFIFDASARALGCAVIPAGPGNTEQQFELIEAYRPVGYSGTPDFLKILLDAAASAGRDVSSIKRALVSGAAFPKSLQDEVKSRGIDAYQAFGTADLGLVAFETPAREGMVVNEDLIMEIVRPGTGDPVAPGDVGEIVVTSLDPQHPWIRLALGDLTAALPGASPCGRTNMRIKGWMGRADQTTKVKGMFVRPEQIAEIGKRHPELGRLRLVVTRSGESDLMTLKAETAAAGAMLQSELAATLRAVTKLGGNVELVAAGSLPNDGKVIADER; this is encoded by the coding sequence ATGACGGATCATTACGACGCCCTCGAAACGCGCGAGCCGGCGAAACGCGAGGCGGAGCTGTTTTCCCGGCTTCCGGACATCCTGCGCAAGGCGCTGGCCGCGCCGGCCTATGCCGGCCGGCTGAAGGGCATCGATCCGGCCGGCGTGACCAGCCGCGCGGCGCTTGCTGAGTTACCGGTGTTGCGCAAATCGGAACTCCCTGCCCTGCACAAGGCCGCGCCCCCCTTCGGCGGTTTCGTGGCCGGGCCGTTGGGATCGTTCGGGCGGCTGTTCACCTCGCCCGGGCCGATCTTCGAGCCCGAGCCCGTTCACGCCGACCCCTGGCGCGGCGCGCGAGCGTTGTTTGCGGCCGGCTTCCGGCCCGGCGACGTCGTGCTCAACACCTTCAGCTACCATCTGACGCCCGGCGGCTTCATCTTCGACGCCTCGGCGCGGGCGCTGGGCTGCGCGGTGATCCCGGCCGGCCCCGGCAATACCGAACAGCAGTTCGAACTGATCGAGGCCTATCGCCCGGTCGGCTACAGCGGCACGCCGGATTTCCTCAAGATCCTGCTCGACGCTGCCGCCAGCGCCGGGCGCGACGTCTCCTCGATCAAGCGCGCGCTGGTATCCGGCGCGGCATTTCCGAAATCGCTGCAGGACGAAGTGAAGTCGCGCGGCATCGACGCCTATCAGGCGTTCGGCACCGCCGACCTCGGCCTGGTCGCCTTCGAGACGCCGGCGCGCGAGGGCATGGTCGTCAACGAGGACCTGATCATGGAAATCGTGCGTCCCGGCACCGGCGATCCCGTCGCGCCCGGCGACGTCGGCGAAATCGTCGTTACTTCGCTCGACCCGCAGCATCCCTGGATCCGGCTCGCGCTCGGGGACCTCACGGCGGCACTGCCGGGCGCAAGTCCGTGCGGACGCACCAACATGCGCATCAAGGGCTGGATGGGACGCGCTGACCAGACCACCAAGGTCAAGGGCATGTTCGTACGCCCCGAGCAGATCGCCGAGATCGGCAAGCGCCATCCCGAACTCGGACGGCTACGCCTCGTCGTCACGCGATCCGGCGAGAGCGATCTGATGACGCTGAAGGCGGAGACGGCGGCCGCTGGTGCGATGCTGCAGAGCGAACTCGCGGCGACGCTGCGAGCAGTGACCAAACTCGGCGGCAATGTCGAACTGGTCGCCGCCGGATCACTGCCGAACGACGGCAAGGTGATCGCGGACGAGCGCTGA
- a CDS encoding AGE family epimerase/isomerase — protein sequence MAERDTAAAADMLDSADIVARLKLRMIDHCLPLWSIEGWDDVAGGFIDRLDVEGRADASAPRRVFVQARQIYCYAKAAQMGWYPDGRAIALKGLEHLLAKAKAPDGRPGFVHTLTPDGAVLDPLRDSYDHAFVLLALATVHGLDRDAQVRAEIDTLCHFVETQLRSPHGGVHEGLPVSLPRRQNPHMHLFEAMIAAFDATHDIVFQNRAGNFFSLFLANLYDKQRQVLGEYFEEDFSKIEPVSVEPGHQAEWAWLLKGFERITGCPTGRYRGELLASALRYRDEATGCLIDEGDAGGNIRRHTRRLWPQTEIAKAWIAQAEAGEAGAADEARAALVRLERHYLSHPVAGGWYDQFDRAGNSLVATIPASSFYHVLCAVAEAEQVIG from the coding sequence ATGGCTGAAAGAGATACCGCTGCGGCGGCAGATATGCTGGATTCGGCCGATATCGTCGCGAGGCTGAAGCTTCGCATGATCGACCATTGCCTGCCGCTGTGGTCGATCGAAGGCTGGGACGACGTAGCGGGCGGCTTTATCGATCGGCTCGATGTGGAAGGCCGCGCCGATGCCTCGGCACCGCGCCGGGTGTTCGTGCAGGCGCGCCAGATCTATTGCTACGCCAAGGCGGCACAAATGGGCTGGTATCCCGACGGCCGCGCGATCGCGCTGAAGGGGCTGGAGCACCTGCTGGCGAAGGCGAAAGCTCCCGATGGCAGACCGGGCTTTGTCCACACGCTGACGCCGGATGGTGCTGTGCTGGACCCGTTGCGCGATTCCTACGATCACGCCTTTGTCCTGCTCGCCCTTGCAACCGTCCATGGACTCGATCGCGATGCGCAGGTCCGCGCCGAGATCGACACGCTGTGCCATTTCGTCGAGACGCAGTTGCGCTCGCCGCACGGCGGGGTTCACGAAGGATTGCCGGTGTCGCTGCCGCGACGGCAGAACCCTCACATGCATCTGTTCGAAGCGATGATCGCGGCGTTCGACGCGACGCACGACATCGTGTTCCAGAACAGGGCCGGGAATTTCTTCAGCCTGTTTCTGGCCAACCTCTACGACAAGCAGCGGCAGGTGCTTGGCGAGTACTTTGAGGAAGACTTCTCGAAGATCGAGCCCGTCAGCGTCGAGCCCGGACACCAGGCGGAGTGGGCGTGGCTCTTGAAGGGCTTTGAACGCATCACCGGCTGCCCGACCGGCCGCTACCGCGGCGAACTGCTGGCGTCGGCGCTGCGCTATCGCGACGAGGCGACCGGTTGCCTGATCGACGAGGGCGACGCGGGCGGCAACATCAGGCGGCATACACGCCGGCTGTGGCCGCAGACCGAAATCGCCAAGGCGTGGATCGCGCAGGCTGAAGCGGGCGAGGCGGGAGCCGCCGACGAAGCGCGCGCGGCATTGGTGCGGCTCGAACGGCATTATCTGAGCCATCCCGTCGCGGGCGGCTGGTACGACCAATTCGATCGCGCCGGCAACTCGCTGGTCGCCACCATCCCTGCGTCTTCGTTCTATCATGTTCTTTGCGCAGTTGCGGAAGCAGAGCAGGTGATCGGCTAA
- a CDS encoding ABC transporter ATP-binding protein: protein MTEVTEIDRPPTATTPAAAPLLSVRNIEVVYDKVILVLRGLSLDVPKGAIVALLGANGAGKSTTLKAISGLLKTEDGEVIRGEIVFDGERIDGIDPDKIVRRGIFQVMEGRRIISDMTSIENLKLGAFTRSDNEVGADIDMVFKYFPRLKERTGLAGYLSGGEQQMLAIGRALMARPKMILMDEPSMGLSPLLVKEVFGIIKAINRDLGVTILLVEQNARAALSVASHGYIMEQGKVVLDGTADELRDNEDVKEFYLGGAGDQRKSFKNLKSFKRRKRWL from the coding sequence ATGACTGAAGTAACCGAAATCGACCGCCCTCCGACGGCCACGACGCCTGCTGCCGCCCCACTCCTCAGCGTCCGCAACATCGAGGTGGTCTACGACAAGGTCATCCTGGTGCTGCGCGGCCTCAGCCTCGACGTGCCGAAGGGCGCGATTGTCGCCCTGCTCGGCGCCAACGGCGCCGGCAAGTCGACAACGCTGAAGGCGATCTCAGGGCTTCTCAAGACCGAGGACGGCGAAGTCATCCGCGGCGAGATCGTCTTCGATGGCGAGCGCATCGACGGCATCGATCCCGACAAGATCGTCCGCCGCGGCATCTTTCAGGTGATGGAGGGCCGCCGCATCATATCCGACATGACCTCGATCGAGAATTTGAAGCTCGGCGCCTTTACCCGCAGCGACAATGAGGTCGGCGCCGATATCGACATGGTGTTCAAATATTTCCCGCGCCTGAAGGAGCGCACCGGGCTTGCCGGCTATCTCTCCGGCGGCGAGCAGCAAATGCTGGCGATCGGCCGCGCGCTGATGGCGCGGCCCAAGATGATCCTGATGGACGAGCCGTCGATGGGCCTGTCCCCGCTCCTGGTCAAGGAAGTTTTTGGGATCATCAAGGCAATCAACCGCGACCTCGGCGTCACCATCCTTCTGGTGGAGCAGAATGCGCGCGCGGCGCTTTCGGTCGCGAGCCACGGCTACATCATGGAACAGGGCAAGGTGGTGCTCGACGGCACCGCCGACGAATTGCGCGACAACGAGGACGTCAAGGAATTCTACCTCGGCGGCGCCGGCGACCAGCGCAAGAGCTTCAAGAACCTGAAAAGCTTCAAGCGGCGAAAGCGGTGGCTGTGA
- a CDS encoding ABC transporter substrate-binding protein, producing the protein MTMKTLLSTASLALLLASAATTSQAQVALGHLTDYSGPTSDVGTPFGQGVADTYAWINKSGGINGAKVNLDTVDYGYQVPRAIAQYKKWSGSDKVAAILGWGTADTEALTGFLAQDKIPDISASYAAALSDPTGAGGKAKPAPYNFFYGPSYSDAVRGMLTWAAEDWKSKGKPGKPKFVHMGANHPYPNAPKAAGEAIAAELGFELLPPIVFALTPGDYSAQCLTLKSSGANYAYLGNTAGSNISVLNACKAAGVDVQFLGNVWGMDENAAKAAGAAADGVVFPLRTAVAWGGSAPGMKTFMEISKMSDAAGTAYRPVHYIAGVCTALYMKEAVEWAAKNGGATGENVKKGFYQKKDWVPAGGEGICNPSTFTETDHRGTLKVDLYRMKVAGATDAPLNDLVKNGGIKMEKVKTIDLPRKPEWLGW; encoded by the coding sequence ATGACGATGAAGACTCTACTGAGCACCGCCTCGCTGGCGCTCCTGCTGGCGAGCGCCGCAACGACGTCGCAGGCCCAGGTCGCGCTGGGGCATCTCACCGACTATTCGGGCCCCACCTCGGACGTCGGAACGCCGTTCGGACAGGGTGTCGCGGACACCTATGCGTGGATCAACAAGAGCGGCGGCATCAACGGCGCCAAGGTCAACCTCGATACCGTCGACTACGGCTACCAGGTGCCGCGCGCGATCGCCCAGTACAAGAAGTGGTCCGGCTCCGACAAGGTCGCCGCCATTCTCGGCTGGGGCACCGCCGACACCGAAGCGCTGACGGGATTCCTGGCCCAGGACAAGATCCCGGATATCTCGGCATCCTATGCCGCGGCGCTCTCCGACCCGACCGGCGCCGGCGGCAAGGCCAAGCCTGCCCCCTACAACTTCTTCTACGGTCCAAGCTACTCGGACGCGGTTCGCGGCATGCTGACCTGGGCCGCCGAGGACTGGAAGTCCAAGGGCAAGCCCGGCAAGCCGAAGTTCGTTCATATGGGCGCCAACCACCCCTACCCGAACGCGCCGAAGGCCGCCGGTGAAGCCATTGCCGCCGAACTCGGCTTCGAACTGCTGCCGCCGATCGTGTTCGCCTTGACGCCCGGCGATTACAGCGCGCAGTGCCTGACCCTGAAGAGCTCGGGCGCGAACTACGCCTATCTCGGCAACACCGCCGGCTCGAACATCTCCGTGCTCAACGCCTGCAAGGCCGCCGGCGTCGACGTGCAGTTCCTCGGCAACGTCTGGGGCATGGACGAGAACGCCGCCAAGGCTGCTGGTGCCGCCGCCGACGGCGTGGTGTTCCCGCTGCGCACCGCCGTGGCGTGGGGCGGCAGCGCTCCCGGCATGAAGACCTTCATGGAAATCTCCAAGATGTCGGATGCGGCCGGTACCGCCTACCGTCCGGTGCATTACATTGCCGGCGTCTGCACCGCGCTCTACATGAAGGAAGCCGTCGAATGGGCTGCCAAGAACGGCGGCGCCACCGGCGAGAACGTCAAGAAAGGCTTCTATCAGAAGAAGGATTGGGTGCCCGCCGGCGGCGAAGGCATCTGCAATCCCTCGACCTTCACCGAGACGGATCACCGCGGCACGCTCAAGGTTGATCTCTATCGCATGAAGGTCGCAGGCGCGACCGACGCCCCGCTCAACGATCTCGTCAAGAACGGCGGCATCAAGATGGAGAAGGTGAAGACGATCGACCTGCCGCGCAAGCCCGAGTGGCTCGGCTGGTAG
- a CDS encoding branched-chain amino acid ABC transporter permease, giving the protein MAGQTLIPAGDFRTSYAADTTVFPTATSRNAMIAGIVLVCFAPHVVNEYILSLLIQIGIFGIAALGLNIVVGFTGQISIGHAAFFGFGAFTSAYLSNRFGIPVFFCIPLAGVVTAAVGLIFGLPAARLKGLYLAIATLAAQYILLDFFARAEWFTGGSVPASAEPFSIFGYTLRGDKQYFYVVLAYVVVCYLLVTNLIRSRDGRALIAVRDHYLSAEIMGINLTKYRTLSFGLAAFFAGVGGALYAHYNQVVSNEGFGIDRSIIFLAMIIIGGLGSIMGTLMGTAFMVLLPESMEWLSVALRGSPIDQFLGLKNNIAFLREMAIGIIIIVFLVFEPDGLAHRWRQIKAYWKLYPFSH; this is encoded by the coding sequence ATGGCAGGCCAGACCCTCATTCCCGCCGGCGATTTCCGCACCAGCTATGCGGCGGATACCACCGTGTTTCCGACCGCGACCAGCCGCAACGCCATGATCGCGGGCATCGTCCTGGTCTGCTTTGCGCCACACGTCGTCAACGAATACATCCTCAGTCTCCTGATCCAGATCGGCATCTTCGGCATCGCCGCCCTTGGGCTGAACATCGTCGTCGGCTTCACCGGCCAGATCTCGATCGGCCACGCCGCCTTCTTCGGCTTCGGCGCCTTTACCTCGGCCTATCTCTCGAACCGGTTCGGCATTCCCGTCTTCTTCTGCATCCCGCTTGCAGGCGTCGTGACGGCCGCAGTCGGCCTGATCTTCGGCCTGCCCGCCGCGCGGCTGAAAGGGCTTTATCTCGCGATCGCGACGCTGGCGGCGCAGTACATCCTGCTCGACTTCTTTGCCCGCGCCGAATGGTTCACCGGCGGCAGCGTTCCGGCCAGCGCCGAACCGTTCTCGATCTTCGGCTACACGCTGCGCGGCGACAAACAGTATTTCTATGTCGTGCTGGCCTATGTCGTCGTCTGCTATCTCCTGGTCACCAACCTGATCCGCTCGCGCGACGGACGCGCATTGATCGCGGTGCGCGACCATTATCTGTCCGCCGAGATCATGGGCATCAACCTGACCAAATACCGGACGCTGTCGTTCGGGCTTGCGGCCTTCTTTGCCGGCGTCGGCGGCGCGCTCTACGCGCATTACAATCAAGTGGTCTCCAACGAAGGCTTCGGCATCGACCGCTCGATCATCTTCCTGGCGATGATCATCATCGGCGGGCTCGGCTCGATCATGGGCACGCTGATGGGAACCGCCTTCATGGTGCTGCTGCCTGAATCGATGGAATGGCTCAGCGTCGCACTGCGCGGCAGTCCGATCGACCAGTTCCTGGGATTGAAGAACAACATCGCTTTCCTGCGCGAGATGGCGATCGGAATCATCATCATCGTCTTTCTGGTGTTCGAACCGGACGGACTCGCGCATCGCTGGCGGCAGATCAAGGCATATTGGAAACTCTACCCGTTCTCGCATTGA
- a CDS encoding branched-chain amino acid ABC transporter permease, with the protein MNTQLLIQLLVNGLVVGTLYGVVAMSFVLIYKATQVVNFAQGELLLVGAWVCWWLLTKYQVPFYLGMPITLVFMFLFGIAIQIVILRPMIGEPIISVIMVTIALSTVFAALMKWIFGVNLQPFPRIFQTQNVNILGLQVQTVYLMSLAVSVAMMIGMAWFFRLSKYGLAMRATAFNQQVAQSLGISVKSVFAMAWAISATVSAVAGVVVAVVNGVSAGLSAYGVKVFPAAILGGLDSVGGAVLGGIIIGLLENFAHFLDSEYLHWGNLYEIAPFYALIIILMIKPYGLFGTKDIERV; encoded by the coding sequence ATGAACACCCAGCTTCTGATCCAACTCCTGGTCAACGGCCTCGTGGTCGGCACGCTCTATGGCGTGGTCGCGATGTCGTTCGTGCTGATCTACAAGGCGACGCAGGTCGTGAACTTCGCGCAAGGCGAATTGCTGCTGGTCGGCGCCTGGGTGTGCTGGTGGCTGCTCACCAAGTATCAGGTGCCGTTCTATCTGGGCATGCCGATCACGCTGGTCTTCATGTTCCTGTTCGGCATCGCGATCCAGATCGTCATCCTGCGCCCGATGATCGGGGAACCGATCATTTCCGTGATCATGGTGACGATCGCGCTGTCGACGGTATTTGCCGCGCTGATGAAGTGGATATTCGGCGTCAATTTGCAGCCGTTCCCGCGCATCTTCCAGACCCAGAACGTCAACATCCTCGGACTGCAGGTGCAGACCGTCTATCTGATGAGTCTTGCGGTCTCGGTGGCGATGATGATCGGTATGGCGTGGTTCTTCCGCCTTTCCAAATACGGTCTCGCCATGCGCGCCACCGCGTTCAACCAGCAGGTTGCACAGTCGCTCGGCATCTCCGTGAAAAGCGTATTTGCGATGGCCTGGGCGATCTCGGCGACCGTCTCCGCCGTCGCCGGCGTGGTGGTGGCCGTCGTCAACGGCGTCTCGGCCGGGCTTTCCGCCTATGGCGTCAAGGTGTTTCCGGCGGCGATTTTGGGCGGCCTCGACAGCGTCGGCGGCGCCGTGCTCGGCGGCATCATCATCGGGCTGCTGGAAAACTTCGCGCATTTTCTCGACAGCGAATATCTGCACTGGGGCAATCTCTACGAGATCGCGCCGTTCTATGCGCTCATCATTATCCTGATGATCAAGCCCTACGGCCTGTTCGGCACCAAAGACATCGAGCGGGTGTAA
- a CDS encoding long-chain fatty acid--CoA ligase: MMDYAGRAAQADTFPKLLRLNAKEHGREIALREKDLGLWRVFTWNDYQTRVHDFALGMIELGLGNGDVIGIIGDNRPDWVAAEIATHAIGAMSLGLYRDVLDEEAAYLLSYGDAKLVFAEDEEQVDKLLALADRAPNLKHIIYSDPRGMRKYDDPRLMEAEKLATMGRDRAAREPGLYDRLVDATQGEDVAILCTTSGTTANPKLAMLAAGRVLRHCATYLAFDPKGPDDEYVSVLPLPWIMEQVYALGKGLLCRMKVNFVEEPETMMHDFREIAPTFVLFAPRLWESIAADVRAGVMDSSPLKQKLFDVGMKTGLSALAQGKRSMLADQLLFRALRDRLGFTRLRSAATGGAALGPDTFKFFQAMGVPLRTLYGQTEMLGAYTLHPFGKVDPDTTGVPMADDIELRVDNPDINGVGEIVVRHPNMFLGYYKNPEASAADMKDGWMHSGDAGYFNNDKQLVVIDRIKDLAETSRGERFSPQYLENKLKFSPYIAETVVLGAGRDTLAAMICIRYSIISKWAEKNRISFTTYTDLSSRPEVYALLRKEVEGVNATLPPAQRISRFLLLYKELDADDGELTRTRKVRRSVINEKYADIIDAIYGGKSDIPVDTVIRFQDGTTQRIRTTLRVVDLGHDAPMAEAAE, from the coding sequence GGCGCGTCTTCACCTGGAACGACTACCAGACGCGTGTGCATGATTTCGCGCTCGGCATGATCGAACTGGGTCTTGGGAACGGCGACGTTATCGGCATCATCGGCGACAACCGCCCGGACTGGGTGGCGGCGGAAATCGCAACGCATGCCATCGGCGCCATGAGCCTCGGCCTTTATCGCGACGTGCTGGACGAGGAAGCAGCGTATTTGCTCAGCTATGGCGACGCGAAACTGGTGTTCGCCGAAGACGAGGAGCAGGTCGACAAGCTGCTCGCGCTCGCCGACCGTGCCCCCAACCTCAAGCACATCATCTATTCCGATCCGCGCGGCATGCGGAAATATGACGATCCGCGCCTGATGGAAGCCGAGAAACTCGCCACGATGGGGCGCGACCGCGCCGCGCGCGAGCCCGGTCTCTATGACCGCCTCGTCGATGCGACCCAGGGCGAGGACGTCGCCATCCTCTGCACCACTTCGGGCACGACGGCGAATCCCAAGCTGGCGATGCTGGCGGCTGGACGCGTGCTGCGACATTGCGCGACCTATCTGGCGTTCGATCCGAAGGGGCCGGACGACGAATATGTCTCGGTGCTGCCGCTGCCGTGGATCATGGAACAGGTCTACGCGCTCGGCAAAGGGCTGCTCTGCCGGATGAAGGTCAACTTCGTCGAAGAGCCCGAGACCATGATGCACGATTTCCGCGAGATCGCGCCGACCTTCGTGCTGTTCGCGCCGCGGCTCTGGGAATCGATCGCCGCCGACGTGCGCGCCGGCGTGATGGACTCGTCGCCGCTGAAACAGAAGCTATTCGACGTCGGCATGAAGACGGGGCTTTCGGCGCTGGCCCAGGGCAAGCGATCGATGTTGGCCGACCAGTTGCTGTTCCGCGCGCTGCGCGACCGCCTCGGCTTCACGCGGCTGCGTTCGGCCGCGACGGGCGGCGCCGCGCTCGGGCCGGATACTTTCAAATTCTTCCAGGCGATGGGCGTGCCGTTGCGCACGCTCTACGGCCAGACCGAAATGTTGGGGGCCTACACACTTCATCCCTTTGGCAAGGTCGATCCGGATACGACGGGCGTGCCGATGGCCGACGACATCGAGCTCCGCGTCGACAACCCCGACATCAACGGCGTCGGCGAAATCGTCGTGCGGCATCCCAACATGTTCCTCGGCTACTACAAGAATCCGGAAGCCTCGGCCGCCGACATGAAAGACGGCTGGATGCATTCCGGCGACGCCGGCTATTTCAACAACGACAAGCAGCTCGTCGTCATCGACCGCATCAAGGATCTCGCCGAGACCTCGCGCGGCGAGCGCTTCTCGCCGCAATATCTGGAGAACAAGCTGAAGTTCTCGCCCTACATCGCCGAGACGGTCGTGCTCGGCGCCGGCCGCGATACGCTGGCGGCAATGATCTGCATCCGTTACTCGATCATCTCGAAATGGGCGGAGAAGAACCGCATCTCGTTCACGACCTATACCGACCTCTCCTCGCGCCCCGAGGTCTACGCGCTGTTGCGCAAGGAGGTCGAGGGCGTCAACGCCACGCTGCCGCCGGCACAACGCATCTCGCGCTTCCTGCTGCTCTACAAGGAACTCGACGCCGACGACGGCGAGCTGACCCGCACCCGAAAGGTCCGCCGCAGCGTCATCAACGAGAAATACGCCGACATCATCGACGCGATCTACGGCGGCAAGAGCGACATTCCCGTCGACACCGTGATCCGCTTCCAGGACGGCACCACCCAGCGCATCCGCACCACGCTCCGGGTGGTCGATCTCGGCCATGATGCGCCGATGGCGGAGGCCGCGGAATGA